From the genome of Prionailurus bengalensis isolate Pbe53 chromosome D1, Fcat_Pben_1.1_paternal_pri, whole genome shotgun sequence:
CCTGGCGGAGGCCATGGTCCACTCACCAACCTACCCATCACTGCCCCTTCACGAGAAAGGGAAAGTTTCAGGTCCTTGGATTTCCCTGGAGATGAGAGAGTTATGGATGTGTAATGTGGCAGCAATGATGGGGGACCTAGAGGACAGACCTGCATCCAGTGTCCTTCTTACAGTGGGCTCCAGGGCTGGACACCTGAGGACGGTAGTAGGGCAAGGAAGGCCCCTGCCAGGGAGCGCCAGCTCAGGGGTTCTGCCCCGATTGTGTCTGGGAGAAAAAGTATAGGAGCAGACACCGGAGATGCTAGGGCTCCAAGCTGATGCAAGCAAATCCTGGAGGCTGGACAGCGCAGAGCTGGGAAGATGGTGAATCACAGCCAGGAAGGAGGTGGGCCCCGTGCTCCCGAAGTCACCCAGAGAAGAAGCAGGGTGCGGACCTTGGATTTGTTACAGGACAGGAGGAGTTCTGAGCAGGACGTGGCAGAGGGGAGGCTGACCCAGGACGAAGCAAATCAGGCAAGGACTGCACTGGTGTGAGGATATCACTGTCTTAGATTGGAGCCTGCCACTCTGGGAGTGATGCCTCTCTCTGGGTCTGGCGTTATGTTAATTCTTGCAGATACAATGAGATGAATGTTGTAAGGCAGACAACTGTCAAAGgatctctctgtccctgtggTTCTCTTATCCAAGGCAATGCTAAGCGACATTTAGATATTCTGCATACAAATCATTACCTGGGAAAGGTGGGGTCCGTGAGCTCTGCCCAGGCCAGGACCCTCAGCAGCTTTGGCTCCCTGGGTCCTAGGAGTAGAcatgtggggagaggggcagttaTCAACCTTCCACAGCCCTTGGTGACAGGGAACTTGGGGGGCCGCTTCACAGAGGAGGCCATGTGATGCCCACACCCCTCCTCCTATATTCCCCAGGGCAGATATCCTGGTGCAGTGGTCACCCCCTCTGACAAGTCTTTCACTCCCTTTGGGGCCATTCCGTGCTGGAAAGCCACTGCCCGCTTTCCGACATCATTCAAGTCATTGCTTTCTTTGGTAGAAACATTGCAGAGAGAGCAAGGACAACAACGTCTAGACACGGAGCGGGGCCCCTCACAGGGACCTGGGGAAGCACTGCAAGTTCTCCTCCTTTGTTACTTGTACTGTAGCTTCTTGGAGGGACACTCCGTTCCCTGCAAGGCCATGCTTACAACAATAGACAATAGTGGCAGGTGGCTCTTTCCCCTTGTGTCTCCTGCAAAAGGAAGCCGTCCTGGCATGGAGGTATGACACTCTCCAGGCCTTAAAGAGACACCCCCAAGTCTCCCATGAGTCCCTGCGTCCCAGCTTGCAGGGACTGTCTCCGTTAGGGCCCGATGTGCCGGCTTAATCCATAGTGACAacccctttcactctcaaaagtgacCTGGTTTCCATAATACATTAGATGCTACCCCTCCTCTATTGGCCACGTGTGACCAGGCTGTCGAGAGGCCTCGGACACCTCCCTTTTCTCTGTTACAATTAATTTAAGTGGATGAGAAGAACGCCAAGGTTATGAAGAGTCAGAAAACCAAAGTTAAAAAAGAAGCCCCACAGGTACCGTGGCCAAGCATGGCATGTGAAGCGTAGGTCCCACACAtgcagggacagaggaaggaatgaggaacagtttcatgaatttaaaatgagaaagacagTGATACCTACCTGAGATACTGTCgtgtttgagaaataaaaatttggtcATTCAGATGATGAAAATATGTGTGGTTTTTATCTGGTCTTTCACAGCGCCTGCCTCCCaagcccttggaatttcctgagtgttGAGAGTGACAGTGGTATCTTTAGTTAATGAGGTGATCTTTGGACCTCACTAAGGATGGGAGCTGATCACCAGGAGGACCAGCCACGTGATCAGAGGAATGGACCTTGATTCCCTCCTCCTGACCTCCAGGCAGGGGTCAACGGCTGGAGGGTTCAATCAGTCACCAATGGCCAAGGATTTCATTAATCCTTATGCATTGAAGCCtgcataaaaacccaaaagggctGGGCTTGCAGGGCTGCTGGGGTTGGTGAACACTGGGAAAATGGTGGGCCTGGAGGGGGCGTGGAAGCCCGTGCTATCTTCCCAGTCCTTGCCCTATGTATCTcctcatctggctgttgattttcGTCCTTTTTcgtatcctttaataaactggtagaTGTGACTAAGTGTTTTCCCcaagttctgtgagccactctagcaaataaTCGTACCCAAGAAGGAGTCACTGGAACCTCTGATCCAGTGGGTCAGTGAGAAGCACACATAACAGCCTGGGGTGTAGTCGTATAGGACCGAATCCTTCCTGGGGTGTAGTCCTACACGACTGAGTCTTTAACATGTAAGATCTGAGCCATCTTTGGGAAGAGAGTGTCAGCATTGAGAGGAATTCTTGTACAACCTGTTGGGGTCTGAGAACTGCTTGCTGATGCATGTGGAGAACGCCCCCAAACACGGGAACTGGGCGTGGGAGCCCTAAAAGTCTACCTCATCAGGTTGTGTCAGGGTGGAATGCTTAAGGCTGAAAGGGGCTTGGATTAATTCTGAACACTTACAAAGCACTTTACACATTGAACTCTTCTGGCTTCGCCAAGAAAATTCATAATCATTTATACTTTGCCGGAGACAGGAAGATCAATTAATATAGTGTTACCAAGTCCACACATTATTAACACATTAATAAGTAAGATTACCAATCAGAGTTGCAGTTTTAATGATCTGGGTTTAATTGTTCAGGACACAGGAATATTCTTTCAAGTATGGGTGTCTCTCAAGATTCCTttgttagaggggcgcctgggtggctcagtcggttaagcatccgactttagctcaggtcatgatctcacggtgcctgagtttgagccccacattgggctctgtgctgacagctcatagtagcctggagcctgcttcagtttccctctctgaccctcccctgcttgcattctctctctctctctgtgtctctctgtctctctctctctcaaaaataaatactaaaaaaaatttttaggagaaaaaaattgagtCAAAAATCTCTATATATTTCCATGGGACCCTGACTCATTTATCAATTTGTaacttaaaatattcattaatttggGTGAACTGTTGTTGTGTATGGAGGTGTTTGCACATTTAGCGctgttgtgtgtgggggggggtgtttatgtgatgagagacacagacacatacatgtaAATTATGTGATGCATAGACATTGGCTGCTCTTCCTGATCTCAACACTGGAATCCCAATCAGGACAGGAACCGGGCTGTTGGTTTTTTCACCACTAACGCTCAGTGCCTAGGAAGATGCCTAGAATATAGTCAGGCTAACAAAACTGAGCTGAACGAACGTGTTTACTGAAGAGAACTTGAAAAGTATTAAATAcgtataaagagaaaaagaaaaggcagtagTAATTTCACCAGCctggattgggggagggggcgggaagaACCTCGTTAGATCCTCCACGTTTGGCCTCCAGGCTACTTTCTaagtgtatgtacatatgtgaaGACATAAACTAAGACAGGGATATAATACTCGtcattttatattctgcttttacCCTGAACGACTTACTGTGACCATTGGTCCTTGTTACTCTGCTTACCCACCACAAAGTCAGTGACAAAGCTGAAGTTCAAATCTGGTCTGCTAAGAGTGAGCATTTGGAATCTTAGCCATCTGCTATGCAGCTGCCACCTGAACTTGGCAGAATACAATAATTGTACcagacaatttattttattttattttgtgtatcttaGCAGAGATTTTGGTGTAGATCTATGTAGTCACCTCCGAGTGCCTCATTGCCACATTCTGCACATCAAACCCTGTAGCAAACCTCTGTACTTTGTACaatcccagcctccctcctggtTCTGGCTACTTTTGAACACGACTTTTCtacatcattcattcaacagaaatttattagtCCACTCCTATTTGCCAGGTGCTATGACAGGTACTGTGGATACAAGGCTGACATACAAGAGGAGAGCCATGGTTTTTGCTCTTGGGATTCCTACCTACTTGCCCTAAAGACAGACACATCCACAGAGAAGCACGGTCGAGCATGATGAGTCCTGGGGTTGGGGTACAGCAGGAGCAGGTACAGCTGAGTTCCTGAGGTCCCTGTCCTCCATCTCAAGTGTGCTGCCCGCCTCTTGtcagcttccttccttctcagagcACAAGATGTTTCTTCTCCCTTCGGGGTTACCACCCCTGTGGGCTtgaccccaccccctcctgcttcCCCTTGCCTTTGATGCATCTTTTGTGCCCTCCACTTTATCTTTAGTGTGtacaagcaagaagagagtggagtgaACTATTTAAAGTGTTTGGAGGGAATAAAAAAAACCACCAACATACATTCTGTATGCTGTGTAATTATCCTacaaaatgaatgagaaataaagactttcccaaaaaaaaaaaaaaggtgaggtaCAGGgtcttgagtggctcagttggtgaagcgtctgacttcggctcaggtcgtggtcttgtGGCTGGCGGGTTTGagatctgctgtcagcacggagccctctttggatcctgggtccctctctccctctgcccctcccccattcattctcccttgctctctctcgctctctctctctctctctctctctctcaataatacacaaacacttaaaactttaaaaaagaaaggtgaggGGGGTTGTTGGCATACACCTGCCTTGAAAAAATGTTAGAAGCTCTTTagagagaagtaaaataaacactGAGATGCGCAGGAAGAAAGGACCAGCATTGAGGAAGGAGTAAATAAAGGTAAAACAGGGGTGATAACAGCCCGTACATCTCATTAGGTCCTTTCAGGCTGGACACACTGCACACCCATCTCCCCAGCATGTGGAGCCTGCTGTCACTAGCCAGTGGCCATACTGTGGCCTTCACCTCTTTCTCCTGCTCCTGCCTCATTTTGACGTAGACTCACTCGTGTCGCACTAAGCCTCAAgcctcccacacctcctccacCTGCACTGCCTCTGGTGCACTTCTGGTGCTTTCTGAGGGGCACCAGAAGTCTCTTGGGACTAACCGCTTCCTAGCCACACTTTTATTTAACAAGAATGAGATTTGTCATTGACCCTCATCCATTAGGAGTTCTCATCAATTCCCTTTTCAGAGACGAGTCGCATTGCAGTTATCAATTTATGTATTCGAGCTTCATATCCGCCTTCCTTTGCCCTGTTTGTGATACTGGAGCTGGTCCCTGTTATAGTTCTCCTGTGCCAGCCAAGCACGATGCCAATCTTTGTCAGTAGAGGGCGCGGGAGCGACGAACGGGAAAGAAAGACTCTCCCAGGCCTGAGCTTTGCCTCCTTCTAGCTCCTGGGCTGCTCTTCTCAAGTGCGGGGTACCCAGTGACACTCACCACAGGCAGTTTTGTTGCTATCCCACTGAAGTTTCTGGGCAAGTTCCGGGATGCCTCCCCGGATGTCCAGGGTGTTCTATAGCACTTTGCCTGTGTTGGGGGGCTGCCTAACCatataccacagactgagtgacttaaaccacagaaatgtagTTCTCATATTTGTGggagctgggaagtccaagatcaaggtgcaaaCTAATTTGGTGCTTGGTGGGCGCTCTCTTCTTGGATGGCAGATGGACAGACACCTTGtagctgtgtcctcacagggcagaaAAGAGGGAGCAAGATCTCTGGTATCTGATATTACAAATACATTAATCCTATCTGACCAGGTTCCACACTTCTGACTTATTTATCCTTAGTTACTTCCTTATAGCCACATTGGGAGTAAaagcttcaacataggaatttgatGCGTGGGGGATGCAATTCAATCCACGGCACTGGCCCTTCAGGGCTGGCCTTGGGCCATCAGCAGCAtcatccctcctgcccccatgggGGCTGCCTCCCGTGAGTTTGCGACAACCCCCGCTGTGTCCCAGTTCAGCTGCATGCCCACGCGGTTTCCTGCCAAGTACCCTTGGCACCTCAGTGCGAGAGTCCTTGCTTGTCAGCTTTGGCTTGGGACACCCAGCAGTCTTTATCAGCCATCCAACGGGCTGCAGGATTTCCAACAAATCTACATCTCAGCTTTGTGTGTTCTGTGCCACTTAGAACTGAAGCGTGTACCAGTTAAGAATTCCTTACATTATAATTTCCCAACTCCAGTTACTAgctggtttctgtctcctgattcTGCTCAACTGATAAGAGGGGTCTTCTCGTTCTGCTGGCTCTTCGCTAGAATTTCCCCAATTCGACTGGTTAAGGTGCAGAAGCTGTGAGGGAAGAATCACAAAGGAGGTGGATTGATGCCTCCATTTAGGCTTGAGTGAGGCAGTGAGGTGATGCAGAGAAAAACTGCTTTGGACACAAGTCTTACATGGCATGGACAGAACTGGTTTTAATCAGATTTGAAGGCGCTGTTGAGAAACCAACacaagggcacccgggtggctcagtcagttaagcatctgacttttgctcacctcccgatctcacggtgtgtgagtggGAGTgctgcttagggctctgtgccaacagcttggagcctagagcccgctttgATTtcatctctcttgctctctctcctcctcctctccggGAGCAGGAATTGGAGTGGAAGGATGGACAACCAGGAAAATGGAGCTTCCAGCACCCAGTGGGTGGACTCGATCCTGATCAGTTGCTACGGAAGCTCCTAATGGCAGGTTACAACCGAGAAACTGCAGGGTAGACATGTGATACAGTGTCACATGGGAAGGACGCATTATAAAATGGTCAGgaaaagggcatctgggtggctcagtctcttaagcgtctgactttgctcaCCTCCTGATCTCTCGGTTTGTCGTgggagccctgcatagggctctgcgccaacagctcagagcctagagcctgcttcattttgtctctctctctctctctctgcctctcctcctgctctctctctctctcaaaaataaataaacttacagaaatgtaaaaaacaacaacaacagcagcaacacaaGATCAAGGTGGCCGTAGCCAAAGAAGGATTCCATAGTCGCATCCTCCCATGGCTGTGTCTCCTGCCCCCAGGGACAGGTACCATTGAGGAACAAATCAAAGGGAACTGGAAgctgaggacagagaaggagacaggacaCGATTGGCAGGAGAGAGGGGTGTGGACACGGAGGGACCTGGAGAGAGCACCAGGGTAAGCAGAAAGgcctgggcagggctgcaggTCAGATCCGGGAAGGGTGGGTGCAGGGCGTCTGCCCTGTGTGACACTGACATGGTCCTCCCCACACCAACCACATGGGCACAGGCCCGGCCTGCACCTGGGTGTCCGTCCATCACTGCTGAGAATGAACGAACAGTCCTTACATCAAAGAATAACACACACTTTCCAACAATCTCTTAAGCATTTATTAGACACCTGTCAGGTGCCCTCCATCAGCCTCTGTGGACAGAGAACTCAATGACTCcgtgtccctgccctcaggggggctcccagcccctctcctgaGTGCAGGGCAAAGAGGAAGCTCAGTACTTCTCAGGCAGGCCCGCAGGTCGAAAGTGGTTGGGGTCTTTGCCGCTCCGGCCCCATTCATTGGCGGCCTGGTCAGCCTTCGAGTCCTCTGCTCCGTGGCCGCTGCTTCCGTGCCTGAAAAAGTCTGTGACTCTCTGAGAATTCTCTCTGGCATCGCTGTAATGGAGGAAGGCAGGTAGGAGATTAATTAGGGGGCTGAGGAGCAATTGCCCATAACCCCCATCTCTCTTCTTTGCAAGGGAGAGCTGCTGACAGGAGCCAAGGAAAGAGGGGCTAAAACACTGACCCCCTGGCCCAGAAACAGAGCATCTCAGCCCAGGCTGATCCCTTACTGGGAGAACAGCACCCATAGGGGGAGGGTCGGGAATCACCCATTCCTCCTGGCCTTGCTTTGACCCCATCAGCCACTCACGCCAACActgggcacagaggggagggtgggcaagAGAAGGAGGAGCCACAGTGTCTACAGGAGACTTCTCCAGGGCTTGGCCCCTCCTGGCTGTCCAAGGCAGCCAGGCTCAGCTCACCCAGCCCTGCATCCCCGGGAGCCCGTGTTACCTGATCACTTTGGCCGCCCAAGCGCCCCCAGGTCCCCTCTGTGCGGCATCATAGTTCCCCCGGGCGTGGAAGTATTTGTCTGCACCTATGTAATTGGCTTCTCTCATGTCA
Proteins encoded in this window:
- the LOC122484416 gene encoding serum amyloid A protein, giving the protein MKLFTGLVFCSLVLGVSSQWYSFFGEAAQGAWDMWRAYSDMREANYIGADKYFHARGNYDAAQRGPGGAWAAKVISDARENSQRVTDFFRHGSSGHGAEDSKADQAANEWGRSGKDPNHFRPAGLPEKY